Proteins from one Chroicocephalus ridibundus chromosome 16, bChrRid1.1, whole genome shotgun sequence genomic window:
- the LOC134524266 gene encoding group IIE secretory phospholipase A2-like — protein sequence MSQGKYSEDSQYLPTSGSPKEEPCQAGLAPTGGNVIQFGLMITRKTGKSPLSYNGYGCYCGLGGSKQPLDATDWCCHAHDCCYRRISSPSCSPKLVKYNFSIQGNQITCGPGTLCQRQSCYCDKRAAECFQRTARTYQNRYKNYPNFLCKGQTPSC from the exons ATGTCGCAGGGCAAATATAGTGAGGATAGTCAATATTTGCCCACTTCGGGATCTCCAAAGGAGGAGCCCTGTCAAGCGG GGCTGGCCCCCACCGGTGGCAACGTGATTCAGTTCGGTTTAATGATTACGCGCAAGACCGGGAAATCGCCGTTGTCCTACAACGGTTACGGCTGCTACTGCGGCTTGGGGGGATCCAAACAGCCGTTGGATGCGACCGACTG GTGCTGCCATGCCCACGACTGCTGCTACAGGAGAATCTCATCCCCTTCCTGCAGTCCCAAGCTGGTCAAATACAACTTCTCCATCCAGGGAAACCAAATAACCTGTG GACCCGGGACTTTGTGCCAAAGACAGAGCTGCTATTGCGACAAGCGGGCGGCAGAGTGCTTCCAAAGGACAGCCAGGACCTACCAGAACCGTTACAAGAATTACCCCAACTTTTTGTGCAAGGGCCAAACTCCCTCCTGCTGA
- the LOC134524087 gene encoding basic phospholipase A2 A-like: MKVLLMLTLLLACGVFMIRGKLPRAFAPGLEGSTVGNLTAHGCYAMDRCCRLRACCYARLAARRCRLGPIQPFSMSRAGIPTCRSGTWCQRGACRCERAAQLCRLRSRGLPRRRSKCRGRAGRC, encoded by the exons atgaaggtccTGCTGATGCTGACCCTGCTTCTTGCCTGCG GTGTGTTCATGATCCGTGGGAAGCTCCCGCGCGCGTTCGCACCAGGACTCGAGGGAAGCACTGTAGGAAATCTGACTGCCCATGGCTGCTACGCAATGGACCG GTGCTGCCGGCTCCGTGCCTGTTGCTACGCCAGGCTGGCTGCACGGCGATGCCGCCTGGGACCGATCCAGCCCTTCTCGATGTCCAGGGCAGGAATCCCCACTTGCA GGTCTGGGACCTGGTGCCAGCGAGGTGCCTGCAGATGTGAGcgggcagcccagctctgccggcTGCGTAGCCGGGGGCTGCCCCGACGTCGCAGCAAGTGCCGGGGACGAGCCGGGCGGTGTTGA
- the LOC134524086 gene encoding basic phospholipase A2 daboxin P-like, with amino-acid sequence MNSLLTFAVLFAWGLSPAHGSLWELQKVITKATGKNALLYYSFYGCYCGFGGKGQPKDATDRCCQLHDTCYNNLLSYRCNAKMQRYHYSWHGNSPSCSQGSRCSQLSCECDRSLVLCLKRSKGSYSKRYLFYPKYRCR; translated from the exons ATGAACTCTCTCCTCACCTTTGCCGTGCTGTTTGCCTGGG GCTTGTCCCCGGCTCACGGGAGCCTCTGGGAGCTGCAGAAGGTGATCACGAAGGCAACGGGGAAAAACGCCTTGCTGTATTACTCCTTCTACGGCTGCTACTGCGGCTTTGGGGGCAAGGGGCAGCCCAAGGATGCCACAGACAG GTGCTGCCAGCTGCATGATACCTGCTACAACAACCTCCTGAGCTACCGCTGCAATGCCAAGATGCAGCGCTACCACTACAGCTGGCACGGCAACAGCCCCTCCTGCA GCCAGGGCTCCAGgtgctcccagctctcctgcGAGTGCGACCGCAGCCTGGTGCTCTGCCTGAAGCGAAGCAAAGGAAGCTACAGCAAACGCTACCTCTTCTACCCCAAGTACCGGTGCCGCTGA
- the OTUD3 gene encoding OTU domain-containing protein 3 — protein sequence MSRKQAAKARPPAGARKGRRSRQPTAGTAPGPASGGGGLAGQLRALGLKLREVPGDGNCLFRALGDQLEGHSRNHLRHRQETVDYMIKQREDFEPFVEDDVPFEKHVTNLAKPGTFAGNDAIVAFARNNQMNVVIHQLNAPLWQIRGTDKNNVRELHIAYRYGEHYDSVRRINDDSEAPAYLQMEMLCKNDSNAEKVKPQKGDSEDEIEVEMEDAVRKVCNATGCSDIDLVSRILEVEDYNVESAIFAVFQVNEVGRISTEEQCDPQSKDQKPCSRTPQEENGTGSRTFGNQSLHQDEIENNKGQAEENRASRNTKVSKKQKKEQQRLEKKKRQEERHRQKVLANKSNCADSSGRETDSNNHVTLVKAMAALNI from the exons ATGTCCCGCAAACAGGCGGCCAaggcccggccgcccgccggaGCCAGGAAGGGGCGGCGGAGCCGGCAGCCCACCGCAGGAACGGCTCCCGGCCCCGCATCCGGCGGCGGGGGCCTCGCCGGGCAGCTGCGGGCACTCGGCCTCAAGCTGCGGGAGGTGCCCGGGGATGG CAATTGTTTGTTTCGGGCCCTGGGTGACCAGCTTGAGGGGCACTCGAGGAACCACCTCAGACATCGCCAGGAAACGGTGGATTACATGATAAAGCAGCGAGAGGATTTTGAGCCTTTTGTGGAGGATGATGTGCCCTTTGAGAAACACG ttACCAATTTGGCAAAGCCTGGTACCTTTGCTGGCAACGATGCTATTGTGGCCTTTGCAAGGAACAATCAAATGAATGTGGTTATTCATCAGCTTAATGCTCCGCTATGGCAG ATTCGGGGCACGGACAAAAACAATGTGAGGGAACTTCATATTGCGTATCGTTATGGAGAGCACTACGACAGTGTTAGGAGAATCAATGACGATTCTGAAGCTCCAGCGTATCTTCAGATGGAG atGCTTTGCAAAAATGATTCAAATGCGGAGAAAGTGAAGCCACAGAAGGGTGACTCTGAAGATGAGATTGAAGTTGAAATGGAAGATGCTGTACGAAAAGTGTGCAATGCAACTGGATGCTCA GACATTGATTTAGTAAGCCGGATTCTGGAAGTGGAAGACTACAATGTAGAATCTGCAATATTTGCAGTTTTTCAAGTGAATGAAGTGGGAAGAATCA GTACTGAGGAGCAGTGCGATCCCCAGAGCAAAGATCAGAAACCGTGTAGCAGAACCCCACAGGAAGAAAACGGAACTGGTTCAAGAACCTTTGGAAATCAGAGCTTGCATCAAGATGAAATAGAAAACAACAAAGGACAGGCTGAAGAGAATCGAGCTAGCAGAAACACAAAG GTgtctaaaaaacaaaagaaggaacaGCAGCGGCTAGAGAAGAAGAAGCGGCAGGAAGAAAGGCACCGACAAAAGGTCTTGGCCAACAAAAGTAACTGTGCAGATAGCAGCGGGAGAGAGACGGACTCAAACAACCATGTCACCTTGGTGAAGGCCATGGCAGCTCTAAACATATGA